The following are encoded in a window of Paenibacillaceae bacterium GAS479 genomic DNA:
- a CDS encoding carbohydrate ABC transporter membrane protein 1, CUT1 family, giving the protein MKARNGTLWLFILPGLILYSIFFIVPAGSSLLLSLTNWDGMTYRFDWVGLKHYGDLAQDPIFGKALSNNVKFSLTVIIFQFGLSLFFAILVMKNTKLNVFYRTIFFFPTVVSSVSIGFIWMFVYDPNIGSLNLLLNSLGLDSLARSWLGEPNLAIYSIAFVQFWGHTGQVMIIFIAGLQSIPKDLYEVANIEGASKWNAFRYVTWPLLAPSAAIVLAYTTIQSFKSFDLIISMTDGGPNNASEILSTFMYHQAFTYYSFGYATASAVVLMLIIMVVTYFQFRLLKADRVVY; this is encoded by the coding sequence TTGAAAGCGAGAAACGGAACGTTATGGCTTTTCATTCTTCCAGGCTTAATCTTGTATTCCATATTTTTTATCGTGCCTGCGGGTTCCTCGCTGCTGCTCAGCTTAACCAATTGGGATGGCATGACATACCGCTTCGATTGGGTTGGTTTGAAGCATTACGGCGATCTCGCACAAGATCCTATATTTGGCAAAGCATTAAGCAACAACGTCAAGTTCAGCTTAACCGTGATCATCTTCCAATTCGGCCTCTCCTTATTTTTTGCCATCCTCGTTATGAAAAACACCAAGCTTAACGTTTTCTATCGAACGATATTTTTCTTCCCAACCGTCGTTTCATCGGTATCGATTGGCTTCATATGGATGTTCGTCTACGATCCTAACATCGGTTCATTAAATCTATTGCTGAATTCACTAGGCCTCGACTCACTTGCCCGCTCTTGGTTAGGAGAGCCGAATCTGGCCATTTACAGCATCGCATTTGTGCAGTTCTGGGGTCATACCGGCCAGGTCATGATTATTTTTATCGCAGGTCTGCAATCGATTCCGAAGGATCTGTACGAAGTCGCCAATATCGAAGGGGCAAGCAAATGGAACGCGTTCCGTTATGTTACATGGCCACTGCTGGCGCCATCTGCAGCCATCGTGCTCGCTTATACAACGATTCAATCTTTTAAATCATTTGACCTGATCATATCCATGACCGATGGTGGACCTAACAATGCCAGTGAAATATTGTCTACATTTATGTACCACCAGGCCTTCACCTACTATAGCTTCGGTTATGCGACAGCTTCCGCTGTTGTGCTGATGCTGATCATCATGGTCGTGACCTACTTCCAATTCCGGCTGCTCAAAGCGGATCGCGTCGTCTATTGA
- a CDS encoding 4-hydroxy-tetrahydrodipicolinate synthase, whose protein sequence is MAQSSNPNSPKSLNGIISAMVTPLLASGDDVDLEGVKSLVHFLLDKGIHGLFPLGSTGEGVLLTEGVRMKMAEMVMQEVQGQVPVIVHSGAFRVGEVIRLSNHAKDIGADGVSVIPPSYYSMDEQALLQYFSMIAEELDPFPIYLYNIPSNAKNAISIPLFAKLSQKHLNIHGMKESSMDFSNFYELVQAARPEQIKLMGNDDQIFASLCIGGNGAISAGSTAVPEPYIELYRAYVDGDLAKAFYWQTICSKVKKMLVKSCPVAPHKKVLQLRNVMADKVSPPLRQLNENELADLQSSLKDLGYFSYPS, encoded by the coding sequence ATGGCACAATCCAGTAATCCAAATTCGCCGAAAAGCTTGAACGGAATTATTTCGGCTATGGTGACACCTTTACTTGCTTCGGGCGACGATGTCGATCTGGAAGGTGTCAAGAGCTTAGTACATTTTTTGCTCGATAAAGGGATTCATGGCTTATTCCCGCTAGGCTCAACAGGTGAAGGAGTGCTGTTAACCGAAGGCGTTCGAATGAAAATGGCCGAGATGGTTATGCAAGAGGTACAAGGACAAGTACCGGTTATCGTTCATTCAGGAGCTTTCAGAGTTGGAGAAGTCATTCGGCTTTCCAATCATGCCAAGGATATCGGTGCGGATGGGGTGTCCGTCATCCCGCCGAGTTATTATTCCATGGATGAGCAAGCTCTTCTGCAATATTTCTCCATGATTGCTGAAGAACTCGATCCATTCCCGATTTATTTATACAACATTCCTTCCAACGCCAAAAATGCCATTTCTATTCCTCTCTTTGCCAAGTTATCGCAAAAACATCTCAATATTCACGGTATGAAAGAAAGCAGTATGGACTTCTCTAATTTTTACGAGCTGGTACAAGCGGCGAGACCCGAGCAAATTAAGCTGATGGGTAATGACGACCAAATTTTTGCTTCCCTATGTATTGGCGGAAACGGGGCCATCTCGGCCGGTTCAACGGCTGTACCAGAGCCTTATATCGAACTTTACCGGGCTTATGTGGATGGAGATTTGGCTAAAGCGTTCTATTGGCAGACGATCTGCTCCAAGGTAAAAAAAATGCTTGTCAAATCATGCCCTGTCGCCCCGCACAAAAAAGTGTTGCAGCTGCGTAATGTGATGGCCGACAAGGTTAGCCCGCCCTTAAGGCAGCTGAATGAGAATGAGTTAGCGGATTTGCAAAGCTCTTTGAAAGACCTCGGTTATTTTAGTTACCCATCTTAA
- a CDS encoding Predicted dehydrogenase, with protein sequence MRAVQIGVGSETFGRTWRKGLIQIEGVEIVGLIDPNPSYLKESREFFGLPEESCASWASKEFYDRVQADFIIDSTPHAFHYKNALEAMRFGLNVIVVKPMSDSFATADTMVNEATRLGKKLVVAQQIRFMESVLQLRKLIGDGMIGDIAYIQADSYFTRQGPVRDKWYQPHPLLLECAIHQFDLIRWISGLEPESVIADAWNMPWNEEVWGKKSAIALFHMSNGSRALFRGLSTDQPGESYPGHWEIEGTNGVLSLVKGNILLNGNRIWPAEEQSEAELDILTLNAEVLKDALAYFAGSETPVLTGADNLKSLKMAFACIESSDKGSKIHL encoded by the coding sequence ATGAGAGCAGTGCAAATCGGTGTAGGCAGCGAAACGTTCGGAAGAACGTGGCGAAAAGGGTTAATTCAAATCGAAGGTGTCGAGATCGTCGGGTTAATCGACCCCAATCCGTCCTACTTGAAAGAGTCGCGTGAATTTTTTGGTCTGCCGGAAGAGAGCTGCGCAAGCTGGGCCAGCAAGGAGTTTTACGACCGGGTCCAGGCTGATTTTATTATCGATTCAACGCCCCATGCGTTCCATTACAAAAATGCGCTTGAGGCGATGAGGTTCGGGTTGAATGTTATCGTCGTCAAACCGATGAGCGATAGCTTCGCGACAGCAGACACGATGGTTAATGAAGCGACTCGATTAGGGAAAAAGCTGGTCGTCGCTCAGCAAATCCGCTTTATGGAGTCGGTGCTGCAGCTACGCAAGCTGATTGGCGACGGCATGATTGGAGATATTGCCTACATTCAGGCGGACAGCTATTTTACGAGACAGGGACCTGTAAGGGATAAATGGTACCAGCCGCATCCGCTGCTGCTAGAATGCGCGATCCATCAGTTCGATCTGATTCGCTGGATATCGGGACTAGAGCCCGAATCGGTCATCGCCGATGCTTGGAATATGCCTTGGAATGAAGAGGTATGGGGGAAAAAGAGTGCGATTGCCTTATTCCACATGAGTAATGGCAGCAGAGCTTTATTCCGCGGGTTATCCACCGACCAGCCAGGAGAGAGCTATCCCGGACATTGGGAGATTGAGGGAACCAATGGTGTGCTCAGCTTGGTTAAAGGCAATATTTTGCTGAACGGAAATAGAATCTGGCCCGCTGAAGAGCAGAGCGAAGCCGAGCTCGACATTCTTACCTTGAATGCTGAGGTGCTGAAGGACGCATTGGCTTATTTTGCAGGCTCCGAAACACCGGTCCTTACAGGGGCGGACAATTTAAAAAGCTTGAAAATGGCTTTTGCTTGCATTGAGTCGTCGGACAAAGGATCTAAAATCCACTTATAG
- a CDS encoding Glyoxylase, beta-lactamase superfamily II yields the protein MSLAVKGLHRIPCLIGGNKPLYQHVLEGEDTVVWIDTGIASTPQQEMIPYWQSHASSDEAGQKKQLLVITHADVDHFGGYAQMKQWLPQLSSMAHRADVAWIADPERIITERYNMHAADGLQLTTERIDQLKERGGGGGRIDMSLAGGETIQLGEAGEWQLLHTPGHTPGHLILWEQSSRTAVIGDAVLGCGLLNTAGELVAPPPYYDCGSYRDTIQLLRSLQPDVVYSSHFPVMEAAAFQRFLDESLEMTRQLEHVLVLLPKGRSYTLGELCLEAGTQLGYWPESAWNGLCDPLSAHLLEKSREGSVRSSFDEGLRLYSFN from the coding sequence ATGAGTTTAGCTGTCAAAGGACTGCACCGAATTCCATGTTTGATCGGCGGTAATAAACCGCTTTATCAGCATGTGCTGGAGGGTGAGGATACGGTCGTATGGATCGATACAGGCATCGCCTCGACGCCGCAGCAGGAGATGATCCCTTATTGGCAAAGTCATGCCAGCTCGGACGAAGCGGGGCAGAAAAAACAGCTGCTTGTCATCACACATGCAGATGTTGATCATTTTGGCGGTTACGCGCAAATGAAGCAATGGCTGCCGCAATTGAGCTCGATGGCACATCGCGCCGATGTTGCCTGGATTGCCGATCCCGAACGGATTATAACCGAGCGGTACAATATGCACGCGGCAGACGGACTCCAATTAACAACAGAGCGGATCGATCAGTTGAAGGAACGCGGCGGCGGTGGCGGACGGATCGATATGAGCCTAGCCGGCGGAGAAACGATTCAGCTTGGAGAGGCGGGGGAATGGCAATTGCTCCATACGCCCGGTCATACTCCCGGGCATCTCATTCTTTGGGAGCAGAGCTCCCGAACCGCGGTCATTGGCGATGCTGTGCTTGGCTGCGGGCTACTGAATACAGCAGGAGAGTTGGTTGCTCCACCACCTTATTATGATTGTGGCAGCTACAGGGACACGATCCAGCTCCTCCGTTCCTTGCAACCGGATGTTGTGTACAGCTCCCACTTCCCAGTTATGGAAGCTGCAGCTTTTCAACGTTTTCTGGATGAAAGCTTGGAAATGACGAGGCAGCTAGAACATGTTCTAGTGTTGCTTCCCAAAGGACGAAGCTACACGCTCGGAGAGTTATGCCTGGAAGCGGGAACACAACTCGGTTATTGGCCTGAGTCGGCCTGGAACGGGTTATGCGATCCATTATCCGCGCATTTGCTGGAGAAATCTCGCGAGGGTAGTGTGCGTTCGTCGTTTGACGAGGGGCTGCGACTGTATTCTTTTAACTGA
- a CDS encoding carbohydrate ABC transporter membrane protein 2, CUT1 family, with translation MKALAGKTSKQALLIMYVLIVLLPFTVMFFATFKSMSGLFQDPFGLPESFALTNYFELFRQENMLLYFKNSGVVTLFSITSILFMSSLVAFGITRMSGRKAALLFAFFSLGMTIPSQTSIIPLFIMMSKLGLTNSQLGLVLVETAFIIPIGVFILTGFMKTIPQEMIEAAQMDGANEWYIYQRIAMPISLPSVATLAIFALMIVWNNLLLPLLLLKSSALKTLPLKLLEFKGEYLTNYPLLFSAVVVISIPMIVLYIFLQRYFIEGVTAGSIKG, from the coding sequence ATGAAAGCGCTAGCCGGAAAAACGAGTAAACAAGCACTGTTGATCATGTATGTTTTGATCGTACTGCTGCCATTTACCGTTATGTTTTTCGCTACTTTCAAGTCGATGTCGGGACTGTTTCAGGACCCATTCGGCTTACCAGAATCATTTGCGCTCACGAATTATTTTGAATTATTCCGTCAAGAAAATATGCTTCTCTACTTCAAAAACAGTGGAGTCGTCACGCTTTTTTCCATCACATCCATTCTTTTTATGTCGAGCTTGGTCGCCTTTGGAATAACCCGAATGTCCGGCCGAAAGGCTGCGCTGTTATTTGCCTTCTTTTCACTAGGCATGACGATTCCTTCCCAGACGAGTATTATCCCGCTATTTATTATGATGTCGAAGCTAGGGTTAACGAACTCGCAGTTGGGGCTAGTACTCGTAGAAACGGCGTTTATTATCCCGATTGGCGTGTTTATATTAACCGGCTTTATGAAAACAATTCCGCAAGAGATGATTGAAGCTGCACAGATGGACGGAGCCAACGAATGGTATATCTATCAGCGCATAGCGATGCCAATTTCCCTTCCTTCTGTCGCAACACTGGCTATTTTTGCGCTGATGATCGTGTGGAACAACCTGTTGCTGCCGCTATTGCTGCTCAAATCGTCAGCGCTTAAAACGCTGCCGCTGAAATTGCTAGAATTCAAGGGTGAATATTTGACCAATTATCCTCTGCTCTTTTCAGCTGTCGTTGTCATTTCGATTCCGATGATTGTCCTGTATATATTTTTACAACGTTATTTCATTGAAGGCGTAACCGCAGGTTCGATCAAAGGATAA
- a CDS encoding L-alanine-DL-glutamate epimerase has product MKAILREVNVYGVKVPRKGTWSLHRGTIPTHSTFTLVKLVSEDGVVGWGEATIPFPTIKPLIEYYLSDLLIGRNALDIGHIHDEIDRVEMMVMERIGFWNPARAAIDIALHDMKGKYLGLPVSALLGSSYRDRIPMIKNVGIGDVNNSVQIAERLVEDGYRTVKIRVGADEKLDVARITALHNHLGPDIPIRADANQAWNLKQAVSIIKRMEVNGLESIEQPLKRWDINGARELMSLIEAPIMADEGFWTLDEAMALMQNRAVNILHLYLSKCGGLYPAMQIVNAARAFDVDVTLGERLPLGICEAADAHFAAVLPKLRYPCAISYDLNEDDLLTSSLQRSAGCLHVPEGIGLGIEVDEHKVSFYSE; this is encoded by the coding sequence ATGAAAGCGATCCTGCGCGAGGTTAACGTTTATGGCGTCAAGGTGCCTCGGAAGGGAACCTGGTCGCTGCATCGAGGGACCATTCCTACCCACTCGACATTCACTCTAGTAAAGCTAGTTTCAGAGGATGGAGTGGTAGGGTGGGGAGAGGCGACCATTCCGTTCCCGACTATAAAACCTTTGATCGAGTATTATTTGTCCGATCTGTTAATCGGGCGCAATGCGCTGGACATCGGTCACATTCATGATGAGATCGACCGTGTAGAAATGATGGTCATGGAGCGAATCGGCTTCTGGAATCCGGCGCGCGCGGCAATCGATATTGCGCTCCATGATATGAAGGGCAAATATCTGGGTCTCCCGGTGTCTGCGTTGCTCGGCAGCTCTTATCGCGATCGAATTCCAATGATCAAAAATGTCGGCATCGGCGACGTGAACAACTCGGTTCAAATTGCCGAGCGTCTTGTCGAAGATGGCTATCGCACAGTGAAAATTCGTGTTGGCGCGGATGAAAAGCTGGATGTCGCCCGCATTACGGCTCTGCACAACCATCTCGGACCCGACATTCCCATCCGGGCCGATGCCAATCAGGCTTGGAATTTGAAACAAGCGGTCTCCATTATTAAGCGGATGGAGGTCAATGGCCTGGAAAGCATTGAGCAGCCGCTCAAGCGTTGGGATATTAACGGCGCACGCGAACTAATGTCGCTTATAGAAGCGCCGATCATGGCCGATGAGGGCTTCTGGACGTTGGATGAAGCGATGGCGCTTATGCAGAACAGAGCTGTTAATATTTTACACCTGTACTTATCCAAATGTGGCGGGTTATATCCAGCGATGCAAATCGTTAATGCAGCCCGCGCTTTTGATGTTGACGTTACGCTTGGCGAACGGCTACCGCTCGGCATTTGCGAAGCAGCGGATGCGCATTTTGCCGCTGTTCTGCCGAAGCTGCGCTATCCTTGCGCGATCTCTTACGATCTCAACGAGGACGATCTGCTCACCAGTTCTTTGCAAAGATCGGCCGGTTGTCTCCATGTTCCGGAAGGGATTGGGCTCGGAATTGAGGTCGACGAGCATAAAGTTTCCTTTTACTCGGAGTAA
- a CDS encoding carbohydrate ABC transporter substrate-binding protein, CUT1 family produces MIKKRSAIALSLIIAFSMLLAACSDGTGSNEQAGAKGKKGDKQTINFIHWRGEDTEAFKSIIAKFEKENADIKVDMTVFSSGDPYANALQAMILSGEGADVFVSAPGAQFNNLLKSQSFEDLSGSPLLENFTPELIEAGKSDGKQYALPYQLVYNVPVYNKSLFEKLGIQVPSDWDGFLAMCQKLKDNGITPILYGYDVSPGQLINTLVMNNMPDKDTFTKFQTGEVKATDPWFVKTLEQFKVLVDKGYIQKNATGTKYEGALALFAQEKGAILAAGSYAMATIAKQNPNIEQGLLAPITTSAADMKYEGIHTTTFMLGVNAKSKYKEAATKFIEYLTKPENASEYANATGQLLTVKNVKYGTKELGIQGQWTSKKTVFQPRLINTNKKIETALNESLNMIVSGTSVEKTISTTQAEIDRNLTK; encoded by the coding sequence ATGATAAAAAAGAGGTCAGCTATTGCTCTTTCTTTAATCATTGCTTTTTCGATGCTCCTTGCGGCTTGCAGCGATGGTACGGGTTCGAATGAGCAGGCAGGTGCAAAGGGGAAAAAAGGGGATAAACAAACGATCAACTTTATCCATTGGCGCGGTGAAGATACTGAAGCGTTCAAAAGCATCATCGCTAAATTCGAAAAGGAAAATGCTGACATTAAGGTTGACATGACGGTGTTCAGTTCCGGGGACCCCTACGCGAATGCTCTGCAAGCGATGATTTTATCGGGGGAAGGGGCGGATGTGTTTGTCTCCGCTCCAGGTGCACAATTCAATAACTTGCTGAAATCACAATCCTTCGAGGATCTAAGCGGCTCTCCACTGCTGGAAAACTTCACTCCGGAGTTGATCGAAGCGGGGAAATCGGACGGTAAACAATATGCTTTACCTTATCAGCTCGTTTACAATGTTCCCGTTTACAATAAAAGCTTGTTCGAAAAACTAGGGATTCAGGTACCAAGCGATTGGGATGGATTTCTCGCGATGTGCCAAAAGCTGAAAGATAATGGCATTACTCCAATTCTCTACGGTTACGATGTATCGCCGGGACAACTAATCAACACGCTTGTAATGAACAATATGCCTGACAAGGACACATTCACGAAGTTTCAAACGGGTGAAGTTAAAGCGACGGACCCCTGGTTCGTCAAAACACTGGAGCAATTCAAAGTATTGGTTGATAAAGGATACATCCAGAAAAATGCAACAGGCACCAAATATGAGGGAGCGCTGGCCCTCTTCGCTCAGGAAAAAGGCGCGATTCTAGCCGCAGGATCGTATGCGATGGCGACCATTGCCAAGCAAAATCCGAATATTGAACAAGGTTTGCTGGCCCCAATCACAACTTCAGCTGCCGATATGAAGTACGAAGGCATTCATACGACAACATTCATGTTGGGGGTTAATGCAAAATCCAAGTACAAAGAAGCGGCAACAAAATTTATTGAATACCTCACAAAACCTGAAAACGCTTCCGAATATGCAAATGCTACTGGACAATTGCTGACCGTCAAAAATGTTAAGTATGGCACGAAGGAATTAGGCATCCAAGGCCAGTGGACGTCGAAGAAAACTGTGTTCCAGCCAAGGCTGATCAACACGAACAAAAAAATAGAAACGGCGCTTAATGAATCATTAAATATGATTGTAAGCGGAACAAGCGTTGAGAAGACGATCTCCACAACTCAAGCGGAAATTGACCGCAACCTTACGAAATAG
- a CDS encoding aldose 1-epimerase — MGVGDTNASSHAETAEPGKTDAGASCETTDSYGCKALRLQSNGYEATILPERGGNLISFGLRQYRFLRSPRPDQEVEFNEKPSRYGTPVLFPPNRIDGGVFQAAGKTYRFPINEQSLGNHIHGLFVRQPWLILNSGTNGDEAYAEIGQLVDEFHPVYAQFPHQFEFRIRYSLSAAGLLQQVSIVNTGADPLPCMLGFHTAFQVPFSPEGKGEDYNLNVTLGERWETDERMLPTGKRLPLDGEDLLIAGSGTSPFAREWADYYTAKARANSEGIPVNLMELTDRKLKIKLIYEVGQPYGHWVLWNDSAAGDFICVEPQTCAVNAANLNLPAEESGLIMLQPGAVWEATCRLYAEFDREEDKADGGRFAR; from the coding sequence TTGGGGGTAGGAGATACAAATGCTTCCAGCCATGCTGAGACTGCTGAGCCAGGCAAAACCGATGCGGGGGCAAGCTGTGAAACGACGGATTCATATGGCTGCAAAGCGCTGCGACTGCAGTCGAATGGTTATGAGGCGACTATTCTTCCCGAGCGGGGCGGTAATTTAATCTCGTTTGGCCTGAGGCAATATCGCTTCCTTCGTTCCCCTCGTCCCGATCAGGAGGTGGAATTTAACGAGAAGCCGTCTCGTTACGGCACTCCCGTCTTGTTTCCGCCCAATCGTATCGATGGGGGAGTATTCCAAGCCGCTGGCAAAACGTATCGATTTCCGATTAACGAGCAGTCTCTCGGCAATCACATCCATGGGCTATTTGTACGCCAGCCATGGCTCATTCTTAATAGCGGCACGAATGGGGATGAAGCGTACGCAGAAATCGGCCAGTTAGTGGATGAATTTCACCCCGTTTATGCTCAGTTTCCACATCAATTCGAGTTCCGCATTCGTTACTCGCTATCGGCAGCCGGCCTATTGCAGCAGGTGAGTATTGTGAATACCGGGGCCGATCCCTTGCCCTGCATGTTGGGCTTTCATACGGCATTTCAGGTCCCCTTTTCCCCAGAAGGAAAAGGGGAGGATTACAACTTGAACGTTACGCTCGGCGAGCGTTGGGAAACCGATGAGCGAATGCTGCCAACGGGAAAACGGCTGCCTTTAGACGGTGAGGACCTACTCATTGCAGGTAGTGGAACATCTCCATTCGCCAGGGAATGGGCCGATTATTATACGGCGAAAGCTCGGGCTAACAGCGAAGGAATCCCCGTCAACTTGATGGAGCTGACGGATCGGAAGCTCAAGATCAAGCTCATCTATGAGGTAGGTCAGCCTTATGGGCATTGGGTGTTATGGAACGATTCGGCAGCAGGGGATTTCATATGTGTCGAGCCGCAAACCTGTGCAGTCAACGCAGCGAATCTGAACCTTCCGGCAGAGGAGAGTGGACTTATCATGCTGCAGCCAGGTGCAGTATGGGAGGCGACATGCAGGCTGTACGCTGAATTCGATAGAGAGGAGGACAAGGCGGATGGCGGAAGATTTGCGAGATAA
- a CDS encoding transcriptional regulator, IclR family gives MEKLDPSLKALEIIEACAKSGSEGIGVTEIVHETGLSRSTVHRLVTSLTESFYLRRVGTSKKFKLGYRLLRLTDSLTNDLKIKDIASPYLHQLSETTQEAVHLIQMDGSYAVYVDKIDSPQPVGLLSKIGTRIMLHCTGAGKVLLAHLSVEQRERIVQEVGLPPQTPYSITDAAKLNQELAVIKEQGYSIDRMENREGIYCIAGPIYDHRNEVIAAFSVSGPSYRFSLEQLNSHIPDVKETTRLISEQLGFRS, from the coding sequence ATGGAAAAGCTGGATCCATCCTTAAAGGCATTGGAAATCATAGAAGCCTGCGCTAAATCGGGCTCAGAGGGCATAGGGGTTACTGAAATTGTTCATGAAACAGGATTAAGTAGAAGTACGGTACACAGACTGGTGACCTCGCTTACGGAATCCTTTTATCTTCGAAGGGTTGGAACGAGCAAAAAGTTTAAATTGGGATACAGGCTGCTTCGTTTGACAGATTCTCTCACCAATGACCTGAAGATCAAGGATATAGCCTCGCCTTATTTGCACCAGTTATCTGAAACGACCCAAGAGGCAGTGCATCTTATTCAAATGGACGGCAGTTACGCCGTATATGTCGATAAAATCGATAGTCCTCAGCCAGTCGGATTACTCTCCAAAATTGGAACTCGAATTATGCTTCATTGTACAGGGGCAGGCAAGGTGCTTTTGGCACATTTAAGTGTTGAGCAAAGGGAGCGCATTGTTCAAGAGGTAGGACTGCCACCGCAAACTCCTTATAGTATAACGGATGCAGCAAAATTAAATCAGGAGCTGGCAGTCATAAAAGAGCAAGGATATTCGATCGATCGAATGGAGAATCGCGAAGGTATCTATTGTATCGCCGGTCCAATTTACGACCATCGTAATGAGGTCATAGCAGCGTTCAGTGTGTCAGGACCATCCTACCGCTTTTCATTAGAACAGTTGAATTCTCATATTCCAGATGTCAAAGAGACAACCAGACTGATCTCCGAACAGCTGGGATTTCGGAGCTAA
- a CDS encoding glucose 1-dehydrogenase/3-oxoacyl-[acyl-carrier protein] reductase/2-deoxy-D-gluconate 3-dehydrogenase: protein MAEDLRDKVVMVTGSAKSIGKGIALEFAGHGCKLIIADKDESAGEATAAQIRAGGGSAQFIHMDLTSSEGIVMAIERAEADYGAIDTLVNNAAIVEPLKPFLELSVEEWDYVMRANVTGTFLLSQAAARLMVRQGNGGTILNLLAIQTESPLPGYAAYCTSKGGLEVLTRSMAVELAPYQIRVNGISLGAVYADSVRRNLPQDQYPPGQDDFEQVPPELDASSGTLVGRLGRPSDAGKLAVFLASSAASFLTGAVYKADGGRLLNRRLVT, encoded by the coding sequence ATGGCGGAAGATTTGCGAGATAAAGTCGTGATGGTGACAGGCTCGGCCAAAAGCATCGGCAAAGGCATAGCACTGGAATTCGCTGGTCACGGCTGTAAGCTGATCATTGCCGACAAGGATGAATCCGCCGGTGAAGCGACCGCAGCGCAGATCAGGGCTGGCGGGGGATCGGCGCAATTCATTCATATGGATTTGACCTCTTCCGAGGGGATCGTCATGGCAATTGAGCGTGCTGAAGCCGACTATGGCGCCATCGACACACTGGTCAATAACGCAGCGATCGTTGAGCCGCTCAAGCCTTTTCTGGAGCTATCGGTGGAGGAGTGGGACTATGTGATGCGCGCCAACGTAACCGGCACGTTCCTGCTCAGTCAAGCCGCGGCCAGACTGATGGTCCGTCAGGGCAACGGAGGAACCATTCTCAACCTGCTTGCCATCCAGACGGAAAGCCCGTTGCCCGGTTATGCGGCGTACTGCACGAGCAAAGGGGGGTTAGAAGTATTGACCCGGTCGATGGCGGTTGAGCTGGCTCCATATCAAATCCGGGTAAATGGGATTTCACTCGGTGCGGTTTATGCGGACTCGGTCCGGCGTAATCTGCCCCAGGATCAGTATCCGCCGGGGCAGGATGACTTTGAACAAGTGCCCCCTGAGCTGGATGCGTCTTCCGGTACATTAGTCGGCAGGCTTGGCAGACCATCCGATGCCGGCAAGCTGGCCGTATTCCTCGCTTCATCCGCCGCAAGCTTCTTGACCGGTGCTGTGTATAAAGCGGATGGTGGCCGATTGCTTAACAGGAGGCTGGTCACATGA
- a CDS encoding Sugar phosphate isomerase/epimerase — protein sequence MNIGILSSSFGVKALHELTLAMSQYGFRTTQVNLKWIRDIDSSSGKLSTGLANHVAEAFELHGIRIPSLGCYTNLIHPDVEERNRGIRRIKEHIRFARDFGSSSVATETGTLNIENQFEGHAGNQSEDNWNLLTDIVSELLEEAEKWGVHLALEGFTKNVIDTPERMQRMLEKYPTSNLGIVMDPCNFIDEANMDQQESVMDDAFERLGEHILLAHAKDFLIYEGKMVQPAAGMGLLNYPHYLEHLLQSKPHVHLYLEHVHEDQMLQALGIVSNHIKGINADKQ from the coding sequence ATGAATATAGGGATTCTTTCAAGCTCTTTTGGTGTGAAGGCGCTTCACGAATTAACGCTGGCGATGAGTCAGTACGGTTTTCGTACCACTCAGGTAAATTTGAAATGGATCCGTGATATCGATTCATCGTCTGGAAAGCTGAGCACAGGGCTGGCCAATCATGTGGCGGAAGCGTTCGAGCTACATGGAATCCGTATTCCATCTCTAGGCTGCTACACAAATTTAATTCATCCGGATGTTGAGGAGCGAAATCGAGGGATTCGTAGAATCAAGGAGCATATTCGCTTTGCCAGAGATTTTGGCTCCAGCTCCGTCGCTACAGAAACAGGAACGCTCAATATTGAGAACCAATTTGAAGGGCATGCGGGCAATCAAAGCGAGGATAATTGGAATCTGCTGACGGATATTGTTTCTGAGTTGCTTGAGGAAGCGGAAAAATGGGGCGTTCATCTGGCGCTTGAAGGTTTCACCAAAAATGTAATCGATACGCCTGAGCGGATGCAGCGCATGCTTGAAAAATATCCGACGTCCAATCTGGGAATCGTTATGGACCCATGTAACTTCATTGACGAAGCAAATATGGACCAGCAGGAATCCGTTATGGATGATGCGTTCGAGCGACTGGGCGAGCATATTTTACTGGCGCATGCCAAGGATTTCTTGATCTACGAAGGGAAAATGGTTCAGCCCGCTGCCGGTATGGGATTGTTGAATTATCCCCATTATCTGGAGCACCTGCTGCAAAGCAAGCCGCATGTTCATCTTTATCTGGAGCATGTACACGAAGATCAAATGCTTCAAGCTTTAGGCATTGTGAGCAATCACATCAAGGGGATAAATGCCGATAAGCAATGA